Part of the Chloroflexota bacterium genome is shown below.
TCCTGCGCTTGGTATCCGGCGCCGACGCCTAGATTGAAGCGGCCGTTGGAGATGATATCGATAATCGCGGCTTCTTCGGCGACTAGAACGGGGTTGTGGAACGGCAGCACGATGATGGCGGTACCGAGCCGGGCGTTTTCCGTCTTTGCCGCGACCGCGCCCAAGAACGAGAATATGCCCGAAAGTATGCCGTGCCGCGAGAAGTGGTGCTCGCCCAGCCAGATGTCCTGGATGCCGAGTTTGTCCGCAAGCACAATCTGCTCGAGCGAGGCGTCAAACGCGCTCTCGGCGCTCCAATCTTCGTGCCAGCGTAGTATGTCGAACATGCCGAATCTCATTAGACGCTCCTTGACTAACATCGATGAACAGGATGGGTAGGATAGGGGGATAGACTATCTGTTGCGGAGGCGTGGGTCAAGGACGTCGCGAAGGGAGTCGCCGAAGAGATTGAAGGCGAGCACGGTGACGGTGATGGCGAGGCCGGGATAGAATGCCATCCACCATAGGGGCTTGAACGAGGAGAAATTGGCGAAGGCGAGCATGTTGCCCCAAGTCGCGGTGGGCGGCGGAACGCCTGCGCCTAAGAAGCCCAGGCCGGACTCGATTAGGATTGCCACGCCGAGGTGCGCCGTGGCGAGAATGAGATATGGCGCGACGCACTGGGGCGCGACATGGCGAAACATGATGCGGAAGTCTTTCGCGCCGATAGCGCGTGCGGATGTTACATACTCCATCTCTCGAATTTGCAGGGCGACGGAGCGGATGACCCTGCCGCCGAATGGTAGGCGAGTTACCGATATTGCCAGAACCACCGTCCATAGGCTAGGGTCGAGCGCGGAAAGAAGAAGCAGGGCGAGAATGACATCGGGAAATGCCTGAAGTATCTCCAGGAAGCGTTGTAGTATCAGGTCAACCTTGCCGCCGGCATAGGCGCTCACTACGCCGATTAACGCGCCGCCGGTTGTGCCGAACAGGACGGCTACAATGGCGACCGTGAGCGTTGTGCGCGTGCCGAAGATTATGCGGCTGAAGATGTCTCGTCCCTGCTGGTCAGTGCCGAAGAAGTGGTCGGCATTGGGTTCGCCGGACATGTGGGTGAAGTCCCCTTTATGCTCCGGCCAGGGGGTTATTAGGGGCGCGGCTATCGCCATTAGAATCATCAGAATGAGGACAAGGGCACCAGCGGCGCCGAGCGGATTCTGCGAGACGAAGCGACGCAACGCTCGCCACAGGACCTCGCCTCGTGAGCGCTGAGTTTGTTCTGTCAGAGTTGTTGCGTTGGGGGTTGTCTGCATTCAAGTTTTCTTGTTTGATTGGCGTGATGTGAACGGAAGGGGCTGGGGCTATTAAGGTTATGAGTAGCGAATTCGAGGGTCTAGCCAGCCGTACATGATGTCCACGAAGAGGTTCGTGAGGGTGAAGATAATGCCGTAGAGCAGTACAAGGTTTTGAATCATCACGACGTCGCGTTCGGCGATGGCGCGAATCAGGATTTCACCAAGTCCTCTGACGTTGAAGACTTTCTCCATTGCCACGGAGCCTCCGAGAAGGAAGCCGAGGATGATGCCGGATATGGTGAGCACGGGCAAGATTGCGTTCTTGACGGCGTGGCGCATCATGGTGACGCGCTCCATCAACCCCTTTGCGCGGGCGGTGCGGATGTAGTCCTGCCCGATGACTTCGAGCAGGGAGGAGCGCGTCATACGGGCGATGTATGTCGCGCCGCCGATGCCCATCATTAGGATGGGCGCCCACACTATTTGCAGGTTCGTCTTCGGGTCTTCCCATAATTGCGCCGAGGCAATCGGCGACGCGTAACCGAATTGCACGGCAAGGAATATCACCAGCAGCAGACCCAGCCAGAAGCCGGGTATCGCAAGGAACAGGATTGTTCCGACGCGGGTTACATAGTCGGCGATAGAGTTGCGTTTGAGTGCGCCGATAAGTCCGACTGGGAAGCCGATTATCCACGATAATATGGTTGAGCCGATAGCGAGTTCCAGTGAAAGCGGAGCGCGCCGCTTCAACACATCAGCGACCGTGTCTGTGCGGAAGAACGACTTACCAAGCTCAAGCGTGGCGAGGTCCTTCAGCCAGTTCAAGTATTGGATGTAGAGAGGTTTGTCCAGTCCCAGGGCTTCCATGAGCGCCTCGCGCTGCTGCGGAGTAATGCGGGACACTTCGTTAGTGCCGTAGAAGGCAATCAATATGTCGCCCGGTATGATACGCAGCACGACGAATATGACCACGGTTATCGCCAGCAGAGTGGGGATAGCGTAGAGAAGCCTTCTTAAGAGATAAGTTCCGATTGTCTAATCCTCCGGGAACTAACAGAATGGACAGTATGGGTAGGACTTAGCCCCCACCCTGACCCTCCCCCTTTGGGGGAGGGGACATTGGGTTGTGCTTTTGTCCTTTGACATGTTCAGGACAAGCGTGTTGTTGTTCAAAGTGCCTAGATGACACCTAGATGGAAGCGCTACTTAGCGCGGGAAGTGCGGGCTGGTCTGGTCTAGCCACCAGGTTCCGCGGCGCTCGGCGTTGTAGATGCCAACGCTGTACTCGCCGGTTTGACCTTTCACATACTCCCAATACGCGTCGGCGAACTCTTCCCATGCGGCGGTGGCGAAGGGCACCTGCTCTTCCAGCAGCAGGTCCAGCTCGCCGACATACTCTTTGCGCTTAGAGGGGTCCAGTTCGTTATCAATCTTGTCGAGAAGGGCGTCCACTTCTTCGCTGCAGAAGCCGCCGTAGTTCTCGGTCGAACCGCATCCATACCATGCTCTCATGTAAGATGACGGGTCCCCGAAGGGGAAGACAGCGTACGAAACGGCGAGGTCGAAGTTGCCGTCTTGTATGCTTTGAATTGCGACTGGACCCTCACGCGGCTTCTGCTCGACGTTGATTCCCTGTTCGCTGAGGAGCTGAGCAATCAGCGGTCCCCAAACGGCATAGTGTCCTTCAACGGAATAGGTGATACTTAGGTCTAGGCCGTCGCCATAGCCCGCTTCTTCAAGCAATGCCTTGGCTTCTGCAAGATAGGGACCCTTATCGGCTGTGGGTACACAGGTTGGGCGCTCTCGTAGGTCTTCATAGGATGAAGCCCAAGGACTCCACCTGAACACATAGCCGCAGCCGAATCCGTTGAGGGACACGGTCTTGAAAACGCTGTCTTCCA
Proteins encoded:
- a CDS encoding ABC transporter permease, with the translated sequence MQTTPNATTLTEQTQRSRGEVLWRALRRFVSQNPLGAAGALVLILMILMAIAAPLITPWPEHKGDFTHMSGEPNADHFFGTDQQGRDIFSRIIFGTRTTLTVAIVAVLFGTTGGALIGVVSAYAGGKVDLILQRFLEILQAFPDVILALLLLSALDPSLWTVVLAISVTRLPFGGRVIRSVALQIREMEYVTSARAIGAKDFRIMFRHVAPQCVAPYLILATAHLGVAILIESGLGFLGAGVPPPTATWGNMLAFANFSSFKPLWWMAFYPGLAITVTVLAFNLFGDSLRDVLDPRLRNR
- a CDS encoding ABC transporter permease gives rise to the protein MVIFVVLRIIPGDILIAFYGTNEVSRITPQQREALMEALGLDKPLYIQYLNWLKDLATLELGKSFFRTDTVADVLKRRAPLSLELAIGSTILSWIIGFPVGLIGALKRNSIADYVTRVGTILFLAIPGFWLGLLLVIFLAVQFGYASPIASAQLWEDPKTNLQIVWAPILMMGIGGATYIARMTRSSLLEVIGQDYIRTARAKGLMERVTMMRHAVKNAILPVLTISGIILGFLLGGSVAMEKVFNVRGLGEILIRAIAERDVVMIQNLVLLYGIIFTLTNLFVDIMYGWLDPRIRYS